Proteins found in one Drosophila innubila isolate TH190305 chromosome X, UK_Dinn_1.0, whole genome shotgun sequence genomic segment:
- the LOC117793743 gene encoding regulator of telomere elongation helicase 1 homolog has protein sequence MPENIIAGIPVHFPFEPYEVQRAYMEKVIICLRDGTNGVLESPTGTGKTLSLLCSSLAWLRTRQSEVELNMQKMQLEQQKPANATSVLSNEVAAAINKANNWGVPKVIYASRTHSQLSQAMRELKRTAYANMRSVVLGSRDQLCIHPDVMREQGNSNKTNMCKLKVHAKTCTFQQRVESKKEHPDFRGPSIMDIEDLIKVGQRLKMCPYYASKELVKDADITFMPYNYLLDPKARKANKIELNNTIVILDEAHNIEKICEESASVQIRSSDVAMAIEDVTHIMKIFTSGESVDTGGDEPKDFTLDDLTLLKEMLLELEKAIDGIVVQNKAEGATYPASYIYEILGQANFTYGNCATIVALLDKLVQYLMVASQNSMMRKGGSFMLLSDLLSIVFANKEDVMAKVHLSFKVHVEIEESKQTKQTQNSKSNTGWLGKGNNTTTTTKAAKVVNFWCFNPGFGMEQLLNTHVRSVILTSGTLAPLKPLIAELAIPVAHYLENPHIVNQSQVYVKIIGTGPDREQLISNYKNRDNPKYIRSLGQTILNVSRIVPDGLLVFFPSYPMMNQCVDAWQASGLWADISCRKPIFLEPRGKDQFTSTMEEFYQAIRDSKGACFMAVCRGKVSEGLDFADRNGRAVIITGLPFPPLKDPKVILKRRYLESNRTKENQLLSGQEWYNLDATRAVNQAIGRVIRHRNDYGAILLCDSRFQDASQVQQLSKWIRGHLGARPQSSPFGPIVRELHQFFKNAGETMVKPDERVVEPLLQSVHKEDQPTLAPVSQIKREPGTMGTSKFQQASELAIKVEMANSIKTWTPADYINAAGREQQSQPTPNAMDFMSRLNSNVTSIDFNCADSGLVRIHKRERSSPTTSESLATQATSKKRYKLVNAEVTVKSEPIPTSSQCQSNLKNSAESSQQSQLKDAPENRTDFLREVRSVINSDQFRSFGKALVDYKTGGDDAFETLMSLLLNVLGAPQLRYLLQGMRRYLKNEHKAEFDVRLSSLDLF, from the exons ATGCCGGAGAATATAATAGCCGGTATTCCGGTGCATTTCCCCTTCGAGCCATACGAAGTGCAGCGTGCCTACATGGAGAAGGTGATTATATGTTTGCGTGATGGTACAAATGGTGTTCTCGAGTCACCCACGGGTACCGGCAAAACATTAAGCCTGCTCTGTTCCTCGCTTGCCTGGTTACGCACACGCCAATCTGAGGTGGAGCTGAACATGCAGAAAATGCAACTGGAGCAACAGAAACCAGCGAATGCGACGTCTGTATTGAGCAATGAAGTCGCCGCTGCCATCAACAAGGCCAACAACTGGGGTGTGCCAAAGGTGATATATGCTTCGCGAACCCACTCCCAGCTGAGTCAGGCAATGCGCGAACTGAAGCGAACTGCCTATGCCAATATGCGATCTGTTGTCCTCGGCTCAAGGGATCAGTTGTGCATCCATCCGGATGTGATGCGGGAGCAGGGTAATTCCAACAAGACGAATATGTGCAAGCTGAAGGTGCATGCTAAGACGTGCACATTCCAACAGCGTGTTGAGTCGAAAAAGGAACACCCGGATTTTCGTGGACCCAGCATTATGGACATTGAGGATCTGATCAAGGTGGGGCAGCGTCTTAAGATGTGCCCATACTATGCCTCCAAGGAGCTGGTCAAAGATGCGGATATCACATTTATGCCGTACAACTACCTGCTGGATCCAAAGGCGCGTAAAGCCAATAAAATTGAGCTGAATAATACAATTGTCATACTGGATGAGGCGCACAACATCGAGAAGATCTGTGAGGAATCTGCTTCGGTTCAGATACGCTCCTCTGATGTGGCCATGGCCATTGAGGATGTAACCCACATTATGAAGATCTTCACCAGCGGTGAATCAGTGGACACGGGAGGCGATGAGCCAAAGGATTTCACATTGGACGATCTTACGCTGCTTAAGGAGATGCTTCTGGAACTGGAAAAGGCTATCGATGGCATTGTTGTGCAAAACAAAGCCGAGGGAGCCACATATCCAGCTTCCTATATTTATGAGATACTGGGCCAGGCAAAT TTTACTTATGGTAACTGCGCCACTATCGTTGCCTTGCTGGACAAGCTGGTGCAGTATCTGATGGTCGCCTCCCAGAATTCTATGATGCGCAAGGGCGGCAGCTTTATGCTGCTATCCGATTTACTCAGTATTGTCTTTGCCAACAAGGAGGATGTGATGGCCAAGGTGCATCTTAGTTTTAAGGTCCATGTGGAGATCGAGGAAAGCAAGCAGACGAAGCAAACACAAAATAGTAAATCGAATACTGGATGGCTGGGCAAGGGCAACAATACAACTACAACCACAAAGGCAGCAAAGGTCGTGAACTTTTGGTGCTTCAATCCCGGCTTTGGCATGGAACAGCTCCTCAATACACATGTGCGTAGTGTGATTCTAACCAGCGGCACATTGGCACCGCTAAAGCCCCTCATTGCCGAGCTGGCCATTCCGGTAGCTCACTATCTTGAGAATCCACATATTGTCAATCAGTCCCAGGTGTATGTCAAGATCATTGGCACGGGGCCCGATCGCGAGCAGCTTATCTCCAACTATAAAAATCG CGATAATCCCAAATACATCAGATCCTTAGGCCAAACAATTCTCAACGTATCGCGGATTGTGCCAGACGGTTTGTTGGTCTTTTTCCCCTCGTATCCCATGATGAATCAGTGTGTGGACGCGTGGCAGGCCAGCGGTCTGTGGGCGGACATATCGTGTCGGAAACCAATTTTCTTGGAGCCGCGTGGCAAGGATCAGTTCACCAGCACAATGGAGGAGTTCTATCAGGCCATACGTGATTCAAAGGGCGCCTGCTTTATGGCTGTCTGTCGGGGTAAAGTGTCCGAGGGTTTGGATTTTGCTGATCGCAATGGACGCGCCGTCATCATAACTGGCTTGCCCTTTCCACCGCTTAAGGATCCCAAGGTGATACTAAAGCGTCGCTATCTAGAAAGTAATCGCACCAAGGAGAATCAATTGTTGAGCGGCCAGGAGTGGTATAATCTGGACGCAACGCGTGCCGTCAATCAAGCCATAGGTCGTGTGATCCGGCATCGCAACGATTATGGTGCCATTCTTCTCTGTGATTCCCGCTTTCAGGATGCCTCGCAGGTGCAACAGCTGTCGAAATGGATACGCGGACATTTAGGCGCTCGTCCACAGAGCTCACCCTTTGGTCCCATTGTCCGTGAGCTGCATCAGTTCTTTAAGAATGCTGGGGAAACG ATGGTCAAGCCCGATGAACGTGTTGTTGAACCGTTGCTGCAGAGCGTCCATAAGGAGGATCAGCCCACGCTGGCGCCCGTCAGCCAAATCAAACGAGAGCCAGGCACCATGGGAACCTCCAAATTTCAACAGGCCTCCGAACTAGCAAT AAAAGTTGAGATGGCCAATTCCATAAAGACGTGGACACCCGCAGATTATATTAATGCTGCGGGTCGAGAGCAACAAAGTCAACCAACACCCAATGCGATGGATTTCATGAGTCGCCTAAACTCGAATGTTACT AGCATTGACTTCAACTGCGCGGACAGCGGTCTGGTGAGGATCCACAAACGTGAACGCAGCTCACCTACAACCAGCGAATCGTTGGCCACGCAAGCGACCAGTAAAAAACGCTATAAACTCGTCAACGCTGAGGTTACTGTAAAGAGCGAACCAATCCCTACGAGTAGTCAGTGCCAAAGTAATCTGAAGAATTCTGCGGAATCCTCACAACAGTCCCAGCTAAAAGATGCACCCGAAAATCGTACGGATTTTTTGCGAGAG GTTCGCAGCGTCATCAACAGCGATCAATTCCGTAGCTTTGGTAAAGCTCTGGTAGACTATAAGACAGGTGGAGACGATGCTTTCGAAACCTTAATGAGTCTCCTGCTGAATGTATTGGGCGCGCCGCAGTTGCGTTATTTGTTGCAAGGCATGCGTCGTTATCTTAAGAACGAACACAAGGCAGAGTTCGATGTGCGCTTATCCAGCTTGGAtctattttaa